AAAAAGTCCTTCTAGATGATAGCAAAGGCTACCTTTGTATCACTATGCTATTTTTGATGCTGAATTATTTCTACAAAAATTCTCAGTAATATTTTAAACATGATTCTAAATGTAGTTTTTTCCAATTTTTTTTATTTTGAACTTTTACTGATCTATCTTACAAAGTGTTTTAAAACTAGCAATAGTTGAGTCCAGACCATGTTAACAAAAAATAATTCCCAAACGAGTCAAACAAGATGCAGCACGTGCCAAGGTACTTTGATTTTTGATGTGCAGATGGACGAGCGTGTCTGCAATGGCTGCGGCATTGTAATGCCTGCATGTGACGAGTTTTTGCACAGCAATACCTGTTCTCAAGTAAAAGGAAACAGGATGCAGCCGGTGGCAGAATCGCTTTCAAACAATATGATGTATGAAATAACACTGCATTCGTTCATCGGTCAAAGAAACGTAGACGCCTGTGGAAAGCAAATCGCGGGTTTTCACATGGATAGGATGAGAAAGCTGGACAGGATGACGCTATCCAACGACAACAAAATGCGCAATCTGAATAAGGCAATCCGGGAGATCCGCCGAATTACGGAAATACTCGGGCTCAAAACAATGGTTGCGGAAAGGGCCGCATACATCTATAGGAAGGCATTTGGCTTGGGGCTGATCCGGGGCAGGTCAATCAGCGGGATTGCAGCCGCCTCAATATACATAGCATGCAAGGAATTGGAGATTCCAAATTCCGTGTGCGACATTGAAAACTTGATGGTGGGGCTCAGCAAGAAAAACATCCTGAGATACCACAAAATACTCCTAAAGGTCATGAAGATAAACCTGAATCTGCCAAGCCCGGTAGTGTATGTATCAAAGATAGCCGAAAGAACGGGTCTGAGTGGCAAAATCGAGAGGAGGGCGTTGGAAATACTGTCCAGAGTTTGTACTAGCTCGTCGCTTGCAGGCAAAAAGCCGATCTCAATTGCTGCAGCCGCACTTTACCTAGCATCAATCCAAACAAAAGAGCGGACCACGCAGCTTCGCATAGCGATTGCAACCGACCTTACGACCATTACAATACGTAAATGCTGTAACGAGATAAAGCAGATTCTAAGCGACCTTGATGCGGATGGGATGGAAAAGACTGCCGTACAAAATACGGATTATCGAAACACTCCTGCTGTTCCGGCACGTCTGTTAATTGAACAAACATGTTGACGCCGTCCTCTCACGCGCAGGCCGATTCTCTTCTTGATGAGATAAATGCAACAATCAAAGTTTTAGAAAACGAAAGAAGTACGCGTGGTGCATCAGATTACTCCTTCAAAGGATCCTTGGTAGAACTTCGAGTTTCT
The sequence above is drawn from the Candidatus Nitrosotenuis cloacae genome and encodes:
- a CDS encoding transcription initiation factor IIB; amino-acid sequence: MIFDVQMDERVCNGCGIVMPACDEFLHSNTCSQVKGNRMQPVAESLSNNMMYEITLHSFIGQRNVDACGKQIAGFHMDRMRKLDRMTLSNDNKMRNLNKAIREIRRITEILGLKTMVAERAAYIYRKAFGLGLIRGRSISGIAAASIYIACKELEIPNSVCDIENLMVGLSKKNILRYHKILLKVMKINLNLPSPVVYVSKIAERTGLSGKIERRALEILSRVCTSSSLAGKKPISIAAAALYLASIQTKERTTQLRIAIATDLTTITIRKCCNEIKQILSDLDADGMEKTAVQNTDYRNTPAVPARLLIEQTC